The genomic segment TAATTTGGTCCATCGATCCGGGATTTTTgaggttaagtaggtacctatcggCTTTTTCTATCGGTAATTTTTCGGTTTTACGTAGTAAGTACACATATTTCGGCGgttataaactaattttatttagtaCGGTACGGTTATCGGTTTATTTTCTTGCTTTCTacgtaatttatattttttacacgGTGTTGTGAAAAGACTTTGTATTTCAATATGGCTGCCAAAGTTCacgaaattaaattgaaaattgaaTTTGAGTGGTTTACACACACGGTTGATATGATCAAAACAAATGAGTACTCATCGGGGGTATTAACTGCGCGTATTCGTAAATTAGATGATCATTTTTTTTAAGGTTTTATCTAACTCCTATGAGAGTCTGTTGAATGTGTTAGAAGACGAGTCGCAAATTTCCAAATATGGCGAGCAATTTAAAACAGCTACAATTTTTTATAACGAGCTCGAGGCAATTTCACTAAGATTCCCACAAAAGGATGGTTCTCATGTAACCACGGAAAGTAGTTCAGTACATACTGGATTGCCAGTAATTGATTTACAAAATTTTGACGGAGATACTTTCGAGTGGTATCTACAGTTTTATTAGCATGTTTAACTCCATAgtattaagaataagaataagaataaatttattactgtataaaaacttagcctaaacACGTACAAGTTTGGTTTCGATAAAATTAAGGTTTGTGTGCGtaagtaggggagaggggggcagctttgaacaattttcatactttattaaatatcttccaaatttgaacgatttcattaattttttcatcctagatagaggtcatggttatcacacaacaaaataatgatgttcttcttaattattcatgaacgcttattaagatatttagatttttgcacagacctgtaaacgttcaaaactgccccgtagtcggggcagccttgaacacgcctggggcagttttgaattagtattttttttataatgaaataaaactgaatatttatgaatgtgtatttttaaaataattaataaacaaaatttttaatgatcagtgtcatttgggatcaatttaacatgtttattttattttacatcactctgtacaaagtaacacaaaacttagggatattatttaaaaaaagtaaatataagatatatcaattaactaaatactaataaactttctgtttaatgacacatcaaagacaaaactgcataatttaaaaaatatcaatcaactactaaaattagcttttgcccggacttcacccagcttgaaattttatctgtcacagtaaagcaatctgcttattttttatgtaaaatccttctacgaagtattagaaaacttaaggtttcataataccacttaaaaaagaaaattgataaagttcaaaggtgccccaaccatttcgttcaaagctgccccatgggtatatttccagaaaaaaacataaatttaataacggaacatacttttatatcgcaatttcttatcaaatcttcattgaaactatttaaacttccatatagtaaacaaaccactcactattttataaaactacgtccacaaaatccttagaaccaaaataaaaaagtgcgaaattggcagtcaaaaacaaaaaaccacttttgccggttaacctacagttagatattaaaaatgagatgtgacggctatgcgcatcagtgctggcaatataaattatgatttataccattgtagcctaaaccagtgatttttaaattcatttgttctaagctgcccctgtccaaagctgcccccctctcccctaattaatgatacctaaactaagcaaaatttatTGCCTGTATCTTAGGTATCTGTTTAAAAAGTGCTGactatacaatattggaatagaTTATCACGAAAAGATCTCTCGAAAACCGAGAAATatcactaaagcctggtccgtgagcaccaGTGTCTCCATATACACGATAATTACCGTAGATGCACCGTAATCAGGTCATTTTCTACCGTCAAGGTAATAATGTATTACCGTGTCATAAATCACCGTATTAGAATTATGAATTACTTTGCTGTATTATATTCATGGTAtagatacatacctacatacaaacaACAGGCAACACTGCCGAGAGACCGAGGGAATCCCACAATATTCTAAAAGTCGATCTCTACCAACAAACATCGGCAATCTAGTCTCAACCTTATTTAAGCCAACTAACGACATGTTGTCAAAAATGAATAAATCTATTTACGAAAAAGATACTGTGGTACTAGGAGAGTCTGATTcagaataatattaatgttaaattgtatatttcacgtgaaatgaaacaaaacaaaaaaaaatattgtgttttgtttcatttcataataatattgtattttttcctTTGATAAATTACACGGTAAATTACACGGTATATTTTAGTAGATTCACCGTAATTTGTAATTTGCAACACGGTAACTCACGATTTACATAATTATGGAGACACtggtgagcacgtagaatcccgtccaatgaccccaagctacccatccctatcgctcgcgcgtaattatgttgctgtcgagactgtgcgacgggcgcccgcagtgagtgtgcgagtatTCATAATAGTGTTACAGTCAAAACGcataatcgatcaaaaccacttttgactgcaaaaatcagtcaaaagtggttttgactgatttaaaattttatcaatcaGTCCAACCAAACTTCGTACaaagtaattattttacttatattttgcctgacaaatacctagatttcttaaaaatatgataagtaataaaaatggctgtgacatacggacggacagacagacatgacgaatctataagggttccgttttttgccatttgtacggaaccctaacaAGCAACATTACTGTGGTACCTAAGGTAGGTGTGATCACGTTGTATGGACAAATCATAGaaaaaatttactttaaaatggttttataGGACGTTTTTGATGATTCCCAAGTAATTTTCACTGATCATAATACTTTGTATGAATTCAGTATAATTTCTTGCAgctaaaagtggttttgacttaACGCACTTTTGACTGgataaatcagtcaaaagtgatattgactaatagcatcagtcaaaaccacttttggcTGATCTTTgcggtcaaaagtggttttgactgattatgagttttgactgcaacaatAGTAGGTAACACTCAAATAGAAAAACAAATAGTATAGTATaacaattacaataattaattttcatattcgtatataggtactcgtacatgtGACCGAGATCGACCAATAAAACACAGTAAACAATTACGagtaatataattttatcaatacagatacaggtgagatacaggccaagagcttcctcgttgtggataaaaaaaaatcaacacaATATGTTACCACaaaattgtttttcatgaaaatacTCGACTTACTCTACAATTTCGTACTATgtactaataaattaaaactaggAATGAAAAATCGTGTGTATAAGCGCCCTATAATTTTGTGCATGACTACTGGTGACTAGTGGTGAAATGGTTAAATTTTACAACATTATATATCGTGATTCATTTGCAGAGAGACTATAATGTAATTGACAGTCAAAGATAAAACTGCTGGGACGAGGTACATCTCGATTGGGAAGGTCGGCATCAGCTCTATCCTGAGGGGCTCCACGGAAACCAGGTGATAGAAGTCTTTCAGGCTCCTTAGCTCGGATGAATTTCGATCTGTAACCAAAAACTCACAATTTAGGGGTGTTTTGTTGCTCTCTTGTACGTCATCATAGACATTTCAGGACATGTGACCATTTCAGCACGACCAAAGAATCACACGACATCACACGGCAAAACGAGTCAGTGAAACCTGATGTTCGAATATATTTTGTCCTTTattcgcctcttacgacatccatggGAAGAGTGGAAGTGGTCATTTTCTACTGCAAGTTTATGACGTAACCACACGACTATTATGCTGTTCTGTGGACTGTGATATGACTTTCCTACTTAAGTATTTCCAACCTATAGGTTCCTTTACTCCTTAATGTACAATTCAAGTGTATAAAGTTTATTATGCTTCgccagaccaacgcgtgcagatcgcgtcagtgatggcgatcactgcgcgtgcatagacCAATGACAAgacgcgcgaccaatgacaggacgcgttgatgtgaactcatcgctttaaattcatacacgacatctgatcgccatcgcactcgctgcacgcgttggtttggccaaaCGTAATAATCACACATACCGGTGCGCGAGAGACTTTGGGCCAAGATGCGTTTGAGTCTGAAAACTTCGTTAATCACATCTTGTCCACTTCTGGCAATTATCACGTGGGTAACGGCGAAATACAGGAGGCGGTATATAGCCATGATCATATTTCCATGAATAGCATGTTTctgaaataattacaaaaacgaaatgaaaaattaacacaaaaaattatcataaattaaaaaatcatttttcttCACAACCTACTACATTTTTACATCAGTGACAAaatattagataaaataaaatgagtttattgaAAACCTTTTTACCTGTATAAACATGTGACTTATAAAGTGATACGAAAGGGATATGAAATAAGGTGTTATCAATCCCAGATAAAGAATTATCTgaaataggtatttaatattaaaatgtcaGAAATTATAGCACTTATGGAAGCGATTGACATACATAGCAGCAGTCTCTACTCAAGAATTCGTGTACCCCAGTGGTTATCAGTTTTTGCGTTATTTAAaccaagataaataaaaatacctacttctATGTCGAGACTTAAGTTCAGCAAGCTATAGGAGCCCGATTAGGCTAAATTGGCTTTATCTAGAAAAGCCTGTGATCGGTTTTTAATGTCGAAATTCAACCAATGCGTGGATCGAATTGAGTTTGAATATAGCTTGAAGTAGCTTGAACtatttacatttaacattgaCGTTTTCACTGTACAGTAGGTACTCTTACTTGCAGACCGAAACACTTCTTCAAATGATGACCCGACTTAAGCAAATGGCGGTAGATTGCGGCAAACTCTTCTTTTTGTACAAGTGTACCCTCAATCGCCGCATCCTTGATGATCTCGACTGTGGTCTGCAGCAGAATCTTCAGCACAGCCAACAGGGAGTAAAACATCAACACATACAGCACGAGACGAGCTTCACACCAAGAGCTCATGAATACATATGTACAAATGTGAGGTGCTTCTGTGTATTCTTTATAAATGACATATAAACTTGAGACAATTCTAATTACGAAAAAACTTATCAAAGCAAACAGGACTCTACGTTTAAGTTGCTTAAGGGCTTTATTGTAGCGTGCatcacaaaacacaattttatggGAAACAGTTAAACTTGATAGAAGTTTTCTAAATTCGCCACCAAATCTTGGACCAAAGTAGAACATTATTAGAAAACTTTCAAcgtttaacaaattattataaacaagtGTTGAGTGCTGAGGCGAACGCGGCGTTTGAAAAAAATGTATCATAGAAGTAACATTATAGGAATAAATTAATGACCAAATTGTCACTTCCAGTACTatagcaaaaaatattaaaacgcgTTTTCGTGGCGACGTGTACGTAAAATCACGATGGacgttgaatattttttcaactGACAACAGAAGTTTTATCACTTGCACATTTTCCATCGTATTATCATTAAAAATTTCCATTTTAGTAGGCTTTCGAAGTAATTTTTGGTGACACTAAAGTTGGTAGTCTTTACCCTGACGAATTACAAATGATACATACTGACACGTGCATTAATTTTAATCCATCAAACTCAGTGACAACAGTATAAAATTTaatcatattaaattaatacaaatatgGAGTaatcctttaataaataaactaggtAAATATTGTTCTGTATACAGTGTGACCGGGCATGTACATACATACCCGGACACACTATAGCATTAAACTCTTAACGTCGCGCTTTTACCAAtaacatacagggtgtggttttgtaaaacaacgcccatctcaggggtggcagtacacatgaaagtaatcacaAGAAAAGTaatgacacacgaactaatcatagagctctaaatattcttcgatttgctgcttcacttaagcaagcatcgtttgtgaatacgggcgttaaaatcATGTTTGTGTTGTCTGCATTGAAAGTACCCAGggctcccccccccccctcctgGAAGTCGCTTTGAAGAAGCTAATTCAAACTATCTGACCTAAAAAAATCGACAGTTTCTTCTAGAAGTATAGAGATAGGTAGAGAGAGAGATAGAGAACTAAATGTCATTGTTCATTTGCAAGGTGACGATGATGTAGTTGACAGTTAAGGACAGCAGTGCGGGGACGAGGTACATTCCGACTGGCATCGTGGGGAGCAGCTCTATCCTGAGGGGCTCCACGGAAACCAGGTAGTGAAAGTCTTTCAGGCTCCTATGAAGGGTTGAATCTAGATCTGCAACAAACAGATACGTACTAACTTTCACCTTGTAACGATTACCTATTAACAACAGTGCCGGATTAACCCAGTAGAATAAGCAATTGCTTAGGGCATCATGTAATCAAATCTAGTGCTGCCCACTGTAGAACCTAAGGCCACTGTTTGCGGGCACAGCTAAATAAATTAACCCCGGCACCGAAAATTATTCTAACATGTCTTGTggctcatatttgaggaattaTTAATAGAGGTGGCCTATTGTGCATCGCAGCAgcactttaacattgacaattAGGAGTAAATACACGTATACTAACAAGGTTTTCTAATTGAAAAAATGTTGTTAAAATGCaaaatatacttagtcataattatgtgaaatgtAGTTAACTAGTCAATTTAGTTAAACCTACTTTAGTTATAATAACAGTGTAAGCAAACAGTCGGCAAAATGCAGCAAACTCAGAAAACATTGCACGATATTCGACTGTTTTCTCGAAAATTAAAAGCCAACCGCTTTTAGTTTCCACGTTTTACAAACAAAACCAATCAGCGAATTTCAATTACAAATGTAACTAGTTTTTAACTCAATAGAGTAGTTTTCAACACGTAACTGACGTAACTTTTTCCCACCTGCTGCTTACAGCACCGTACAGAATTAATTATTAACAACATACATACCGGAATTAGAAATGATCTGTGCCAAAACTCGTTGCAGTTTTAAAACTTCGTTGCTCACTTCCTGTCCGCTCCAAGCAATCATCAGCACCGTGGAGCCAAATGCTAGCACTCGGTATAGCGTCATGAACTGTGTAACTGTGAAAACTTCATgctgaaatattaattaaaattactgtAGAAGGTATAAAAAAACCTGTCAATTCCGAAAAGGGCTTATTCTTGTGTCAAATACGACAATATTTTGCATGGAACTGAATTCTAAATTTCACAAAAACTATTTGCTAAATACAATATCTGGACGGACTCTGTAAAAATTTCAACATTCGACAATCGAAATAcatataaacaaaaaatatgcacATACCTGATTCATTATCATATGAGCAAAGTGAAATGctataaatatgaaatatggTGTGATGGTCGCTAGGAAAAGAAGCACCTgaaaaaatgataataatattaggtTCTCTCTGTTACAAGCTCAAAACACAATAAAGGAGGCCTGTACATTAAAAGGACTTTCAATTAAGTAGATATAAATCTAATCACACGAATTTTAaatagtttgagaagcgacacTGTTCactaagaaattttaatcaCAAGAATACTCTGCTTCgtacaaattatattttaaaaagtaattaaaaataaacaatagtgtttaagtatttatatatatatatatatatgttacggctaaagataggtgtgaacataaacttaagattagccggttaaacttaagtttatcttcgaagaggtgttaatgttagtttcttctatctttagccggctaaacttaagtgtaaccgcaggcccttggctaaaaatgtagaaggaaatggaaaaggaaacaatgtaataatgtttactattttgacacgaaattcacga from the Ostrinia nubilalis chromosome 5, ilOstNubi1.1, whole genome shotgun sequence genome contains:
- the LOC135072168 gene encoding uncharacterized protein LOC135072168; translated protein: MIMNQHEVFTVTQFMTLYRVLAFGSTVLMIAWSGQEVSNEVLKLQRVLAQIISNSDLDSTLHRSLKDFHYLVSVEPLRIELLPTMPVGMYLVPALLSLTVNYIIVTLQMNNDI